Proteins found in one Corynebacterium freneyi genomic segment:
- a CDS encoding septum formation family protein: protein MAERRIKNGMRDGWGLRVTSVAMLVGAGLTAWWQSPFDAPEPESTGVKSDTTVEDVDAAAFTNANVGDCLTWDIADDGTVSNFVVVDCKQEHRFEVAGRVDLRNVEAWIGDFGDDAPEPDQDALLQLRDWVCQDPVVAYMDGKLDPSGRFVPAPILPPSTSWAEGDRTMLCGLQPTAPDGSPTQVSGRVKEADQANVVDVGECVALDDSGGLLPVDCAEPHLLEAVGVFDLRDTFPDRTPTIEEQNEHLNEACVAAAEEYLGGEEALYQSTLLPFWMSIAPEAYEAGTHSVNCWLMKDNGQDGFASLAGSAKGEFTINGEPKVDPPPRNPLREEGDPPQQTAPGAGAPTGTVDGSGATGY from the coding sequence ATGGCTGAGCGACGTATCAAAAACGGCATGCGCGACGGGTGGGGCCTGCGGGTCACCTCCGTGGCGATGCTCGTCGGCGCCGGACTGACCGCCTGGTGGCAGAGCCCCTTCGACGCCCCCGAGCCGGAGTCGACCGGCGTGAAAAGCGACACCACGGTCGAGGACGTCGACGCGGCGGCGTTCACCAACGCCAACGTCGGCGACTGCCTCACCTGGGACATCGCCGACGACGGCACGGTGAGCAACTTCGTCGTCGTCGACTGCAAGCAGGAGCACCGCTTCGAAGTGGCCGGCCGCGTCGACCTGCGCAACGTCGAAGCGTGGATCGGCGATTTCGGCGACGACGCCCCCGAACCCGACCAGGACGCCCTCCTGCAGCTGCGCGACTGGGTCTGCCAGGATCCCGTCGTCGCGTACATGGACGGCAAGCTCGACCCGTCGGGCCGATTCGTGCCCGCCCCGATCCTGCCGCCCAGCACGTCGTGGGCCGAGGGCGACCGCACCATGCTGTGCGGCCTGCAGCCCACCGCGCCGGACGGTTCGCCCACCCAGGTTTCGGGCCGGGTCAAGGAGGCCGATCAGGCCAACGTCGTCGACGTCGGCGAATGCGTCGCCCTCGACGATTCCGGCGGTCTGCTGCCCGTCGACTGCGCGGAGCCGCATCTGCTCGAGGCCGTCGGCGTGTTCGACCTGCGCGACACTTTCCCCGACCGCACTCCCACCATCGAGGAGCAGAACGAGCACCTCAACGAGGCCTGCGTTGCCGCCGCCGAGGAGTACCTGGGCGGCGAGGAGGCCCTGTACCAGTCGACGTTGCTTCCGTTTTGGATGAGCATCGCCCCCGAGGCCTACGAGGCCGGCACGCATTCGGTGAACTGCTGGTTGATGAAGGACAACGGCCAGGACGGTTTCGCGTCGTTGGCGGGGTCGGCGAAGGGCGAGTTCACCATCAACGGGGAGCCGAAGGTCGACCCGCCGCCGCGCAATCCGCTGCGCGAGGAGGGCGATCCGCCGCAGCAGACCGCGCCGGGTGCGGGTGCGCCGACGGGCACCGTGGACGGGTCCGGGGCAACGGGATACTAG
- a CDS encoding histidine phosphatase family protein, whose translation MTTFDGNFAAGEDHSLDESVGRAHRGRDRLILIRHGQTHANIARILDTALPGAPLTDQGIIQSRRLGRVLLPSWDRLTEIVTSHALRARQTGAGAVAGLHHLAGPGVRLRHEAGLHEVQAGEIEGRSDFDAHRRFMEVFHAWLHGDAAAKIPGGESADDVLSRYLPVLRKLVAEGHDSADAAGSADAGRNIAVVSHGAAIRLIAQHLSGIDGQFVFDNPLPNAARVELVRDVDAGDGDEVGSWTLARWGELHHEPEEQ comes from the coding sequence ATGACCACGTTCGACGGCAACTTCGCCGCAGGAGAGGACCACTCGCTCGACGAGTCGGTGGGGCGGGCGCACCGCGGCCGGGACCGGCTGATCCTCATCCGCCACGGTCAGACCCACGCCAACATCGCCCGGATCCTGGACACCGCGCTGCCGGGCGCCCCGCTGACCGACCAGGGCATCATCCAGTCGCGGCGCCTGGGCCGGGTGCTGCTGCCGTCGTGGGACCGGCTGACGGAGATCGTCACGTCCCATGCGCTGCGCGCCCGCCAGACCGGCGCGGGAGCGGTGGCCGGGCTGCATCACCTGGCGGGCCCGGGCGTGCGCCTGCGTCACGAGGCCGGGTTGCACGAGGTCCAGGCCGGAGAGATCGAGGGCCGCAGCGACTTCGACGCCCACCGCCGCTTCATGGAGGTCTTCCACGCCTGGCTCCACGGCGACGCCGCCGCGAAGATCCCCGGCGGTGAATCCGCCGACGACGTCCTCTCCCGCTACCTGCCGGTGCTGCGGAAACTGGTCGCCGAAGGCCACGATTCCGCCGACGCCGCCGGTTCGGCCGACGCCGGCCGCAACATCGCCGTGGTGAGCCACGGTGCGGCGATCCGCCTGATCGCGCAGCATTTGTCGGGCATCGACGGCCAGTTCGTCTTCGACAACCCCCTGCCCAACGCCGCGCGCGTGGAACTGGTGCGCGACGTCGACGCCGGCGACGGCGACGAGGTCGGCTCCTGGACGCTGGCCCGCTGGGGGGAGCTGCACCACGAACCCGAGGAGCAGTAG
- a CDS encoding metallopeptidase family protein yields the protein MIDVSEERFDELVDEAIDLIPDQFLDLMGNVVILVAARNPETPDLLGLYEGVPLTERQANHWGPPDCIHIYREALLDYCASESMLVEQIRITVLHEVGHFFGMDEDDLDRLGYG from the coding sequence GTGATCGACGTTTCCGAAGAGCGTTTCGACGAGCTCGTCGACGAGGCCATCGACCTCATCCCCGACCAGTTCCTGGATCTGATGGGCAACGTGGTCATCCTCGTCGCGGCCCGCAACCCCGAGACGCCGGATCTTTTGGGCCTGTACGAGGGAGTGCCCCTGACGGAGCGCCAGGCGAACCATTGGGGGCCGCCGGATTGCATCCACATCTACCGTGAGGCGCTGCTCGACTATTGCGCCTCGGAGTCGATGCTGGTGGAGCAGATCCGCATCACGGTCCTCCACGAGGTGGGGCACTTTTTCGGCATGGACGAAGACGACCTCGACCGCCTCGGCTACGGGTAG